From Flavobacterium arcticum, the proteins below share one genomic window:
- a CDS encoding AAA family ATPase encodes MEKTKHIKNITIENFKCFNHFSTGEFGLYNIILGNNNAGKTSFLESLLFEENISQTIQHFQALLQFKNIINSSSVFFSNPFHFFINRYTKKESINISMNYYNTSKFIASFKTIKANDIPVEERNSLLKHFNGLTMTDELLKVNLGNKKEVYRKFDTVQNYEKTIDFVNYVYSSSYYSNDLIGFYLDNFANSKEKREELMSNIRFIIPNIQDIEITINSINKEPLIGIWLLDKDEMLSLPMFGDGTIRLFRIVLEIVICKGKYICIDEIDTGIHYTKYKDFIRTIFRVAKNNKVQLFISTHNNEFLKSIKEVLEEKDYSEHQNDTKSFTLKRLPDESIKAYRYNFEEFEFAIEQENELR; translated from the coding sequence ATGGAAAAGACGAAACATATCAAAAATATTACTATTGAAAACTTCAAATGCTTTAATCACTTTTCAACAGGTGAATTTGGTTTATATAATATAATATTGGGAAATAATAATGCTGGAAAGACAAGTTTTTTAGAATCTCTTCTATTTGAAGAAAATATTTCTCAAACGATTCAACATTTTCAAGCGCTATTACAATTTAAAAATATTATAAATTCTTCAAGTGTATTTTTTTCGAATCCATTTCATTTTTTCATAAATAGATATACAAAAAAAGAGAGTATAAATATTTCTATGAATTATTATAATACCTCAAAATTTATTGCAAGTTTTAAAACTATTAAGGCTAATGATATTCCTGTTGAAGAAAGAAATAGCTTGTTAAAACATTTTAATGGTTTGACTATGACTGACGAATTATTAAAAGTCAATTTAGGAAATAAAAAAGAAGTATATCGAAAATTTGATACAGTTCAAAATTATGAAAAAACAATTGATTTTGTAAATTATGTCTATTCTTCGTCTTATTATTCCAATGATTTAATTGGATTTTACCTTGATAATTTTGCGAATAGCAAAGAAAAAAGAGAAGAATTAATGTCTAATATTAGATTTATTATTCCAAATATTCAAGACATTGAAATTACGATAAACTCTATTAATAAGGAACCTTTAATTGGTATTTGGTTGTTAGATAAAGATGAAATGTTATCACTTCCAATGTTTGGCGATGGTACTATAAGGTTATTTAGAATAGTACTTGAGATAGTTATATGTAAAGGTAAATATATATGTATTGATGAAATAGATACAGGTATACACTATACCAAATATAAAGATTTTATAAGAACCATTTTTAGAGTTGCAAAAAATAATAAGGTTCAATTATTTATTTCAACGCATAATAATGAGTTTTTAAAGTCGATTAAAGAAGTGTTAGAAGAAAAGGACTATTCAGAACACCAGAATGACACTAAAAGCTTTACTTTGAAACGATTACCTGATGAAAGTATAAAAGCTTACCGTTACAATTTCGAAGAATTTGAGTTTGCTATCGAACAAGAAAATGAATTAAGATAA